The Deinococcus malanensis genomic interval GGGCTCAGCGTCCGGATCATCCTGGGCTGCCGGTGTGAAGGGCATCGTGGAGCGGACCATCCGGTATCACGACTCGGGATGAGCTCCGGTCAGGTGCGGGCGGTGGCATAGGCATGGTGCTCAGCACCATGCCTATGCCACCTGTGCTTTGTGCCTGACAGCTCGTCCCATTTACGCATAAGCCCCCGGCCGGCCGGTCTCCTCGCCCCCCACGTAAACCCGGCGAGCACTGCCCCCTTCCAGGGCCAGGGCGACAATAAGCGCAGCCTCAACCGGCCTTCAGCCAGGCTTCAGGACCCGTCCTTACAGTGCGCGCACGAGGAGCGGCCTGGAGGTTCTTCAATCTGGGGCGACCCTCGACATTCAATTCAAAGTCGGCGAGCCGATGGAGAGACTCGTGAGGTTGATCAGGACATGGTTACGGATGCTCCGTAAGGCGCACTACGCACCACCTGTCCCGGAGGTTTCCTGCGGGTGGGTGATCCAAGCATTCTGCACCTCACCTTCAGGCAACGCCCGTTGGCCAGCTGAAGGGGCATAGCGAAGGGCCAAGTTCCGAGCAGTCTTGGGAACTGGATTGCCAGCCGTCACGTGCGGTCATGACCGCGAGCATCGAGCGTGCCCCGTCTGCGCTACCGCCGTAGACCCAGGGCAACCCACGAAGGGAGCTCAGGCCCACACGCTCGTCGAGGTTGATAACCAGTTCCGCCAGCACGACACCTCCCAGCGCCATCAAGGCAGGCAGAAACCAGAAGCTGTCCCGAACGCCCACCCAGGTGGCTGCCAGGCGTCCTCTCACGAGCGGTTCTCCTCATTCGGTTTCCGCGACCGATCCTCGTGATACACCTGACGCTCGTGCAGGATGGGGATCACCCACCACACGCCGAGCAGCAGGGCCATCCCACCCGGCACGATCCAAGACAGGATCCCGGAGACGACCTGGGTCGCTACCATCCTCTGATGGCTCTGTGTCTTTGGGCTGACCGTCCAGACAAGTCCCAGCGAGAGGCACACTTACAAGGAGCCTGATGACTTCAAAACACACAGACACCACCCGCACACACCCGGAAACCCCTCGCATCGCGCTGGTGTTCGACTTTGACGACACGCTCGCACCGGATACCTGGGACGGGCTCCTCAGCGACCTGGGCCTTGACCCGGATGAATTTGACCGCAAGCACATAGACCCGCTGCTCCAGGACGGCTGGAGCTCGATTCCAGCAAGATTTTACGCGTTGGTCAACGCTTCCGGTACACAGGTCGAGACCATCACGCGGGAGCGTCTTGCCGCGTATGGACGCAACCTCACTCCCTATGAAGGAGTGAAGGACATGTTCAGCCTTCTGCGTGAGCGCGCGGCACGGATCACGCCGGAGGTCGAAGTGCTGTTCTACGTCGTGAGCTCGGGGTTCGCGGACATCATCCGTGCCACTGACATCGCCGAACATTTCGACGGCATCTGGGGATGCGATTTTCACTTCGGAGCGAACGGCGAGATTGAGTTTCCAAAAGTAATTGTCGAGCACACGGAGAAACCCCGTTACCTTCACCTCGTGGAGAAGGGCGTCAACAAGTACCAGGACCGTCCAGCGTACGAAGTGTTCCGGCACCTGCCGGAAGAAGAACTGCACGTTCCCCTTCACCAGATGATCTACGTGGGTGACGGTAGCAGTGACGTGGCCTGCTTTGTCCTGCTCACGTCACATCATGGTGTGGCACTGGGAGTGAACAAACCGGGAGCGCCTGTTCACTGGGGCAAGGACGGTATTGACACCGAAGAGCGGATCGATGACATTGCCGCACCGGATTACACCGAAGGTTCAGAACTGATGCGGTCGCTGTGCCTGGCGGTGGATAGCATCTGCTCACGCATCGCGATCGCAGGTCAGCCTGACCGGGAGTAAATGCCGACTGTCGAATGGTAGGAGCACACACGTGAAATCTGCTCGTGAAACCCTTGGTGATAGGACTGGCCGGACCCTGAAGAGCGGAATCTTTCGACTTTCGTTGACCACTAAAGTGTTCTGACCCGCATCCACTGAACTGGTGGTGTCAATTCAGTGCAGTTCTATCCGAACAGTCTGCACGCCGGCTTCGACCTCAACTCCTGGACTGTTGGCCCGGTCTTGGCGGTAATGACACTCAGTTGCCCGCTGCGTTCAAGCCGCGTTACCTGCACAATGGCTGTGTCGTCCACGCTGGCCTGCAACCGCAAATCATCATGCGTGACCAGCAGGCGCCGCATGGGGCCAGTCTGCATCACCCCATCCTGCACCACCACGCTCGCGGTGCCTTTCACCAGCTTGCCGAACCACGGCAGGACGAACGCTAGGGCCGACAGCATCCAGTGCATCCCAATCCCCCACCGCTTTGTCTGTCCTGGGAGACTTCATGCTCGCTGAGGTTAAGGTGCCAGAACCCGGGTGATCGACTTGAAGCAATCCTGTCAGACTCGGCGCATGTCGTTCGATCCGTCGAATCCTCTCATAGTGCAGGCAGACCGAAGTGTGTTTCTGGAGGCGTTTAATCCCCGTGCAGAAGCGGCACAGACAGACATTGCGCCGTTTGCAGAACTGATCAGCAGCCCCGAGCATCTGCACACCTATCGGGTCACGCCCCTGTCGCTGTGGAACGCGGCTAGCGCGGGCCTGACGGCAGACGACATCGTGGGCGCCCTGGCCCGGCACGCCAAATTTCCGCTGCCCGACAATGTGGCCACGGACGTCCGCGAACTGGTGGGTCGCTGGGGCCGCCTGAAGCTGGAACAGTACGACTTCGCGCTGCTGCTGATCGTCGCGCCCGGCGACGAGGCCCTGCTGACCGAACTCGGGCGCCACAAGGAGATCAGGCCGCTGCTGGGCGAGGTGATGTCGCCCACAGTTGTGACCGTTCCGGCGGCGCACCGGGGGGTGCTCAAGCAGCAGCTGATCGAGGTTGGCTGGCCGGTGGACGATCAAGCCGGCTACACCGATGGCGCCGCCTTCGCGGTGCAGCTCTCGGCAACACTTCAGGTGCGCGACTATCAACAGGAAGCCGCCGAAGCGTTCTACCGCGCCGGCAGCGAGAAGGGCGGGTCGGGTGTGGTGGTCCTGGCCCCGGGCGCAGGAAAAACGGTGGTGGGCATGGTCGCCATGAGCCTGGTCGGGCAGCGGACCCTGGTGCTGACCACCAACCGGACCAGCATCAATCAGTGGTACCGGGAATTACTGAACAAAACGGACCTGAGCCCCGAGGACGTCAGCGAGTACGCCGCCGGGAAAGCACTGACCCCAGTGACGCTGTGCACCTACCAGATGCTCACCCACCGCAAGCGGGGCAGTCTGAGTGGGGATGACGGCGCCTACCCGCATCTGGCATTGATCGGCGCTTCTGAATGGGGGCTGATCATTTATGACGAGGTTCACCTGCTGCCGGCTCCGGTGTTCCGCCTGACCGCCGAGGTGCAGGCCCGCCGCCGCCTGGGCCTGACCGCCACCCTGATCCGCGAGGACGGGCGCGAAGGCGACGTGTTCGCGCTCATCGGCCCCAAGCGCTATGACCAGCCCTGGAAGACCCTGGAAGCGCAGGGCTGGATTGCCCAGGCCCACTGCCTGGAAGTCCGGCTGCGTCTGCCGCCAGAAGAGCGTGTGCAGTACGCGGTCGCCCCGGACCAGGACAAGCACCGCATTGCCGCCGAGAACCCAGCCAAGCGCACGGTGCTGCGGCAAGTGATGGCGCGGCACAGCGGCCTGCCGACGCTAATAATCGGGCAGTTTCTGGATCAGCTCGAACTGATAGGCGCCGACCTGGAGGTCCCCGTGATCACCGGCAAGACGCCGCAGCGCACCCGCGAGGACCTCTTCCAGGCTTTCCGGGAGGGCCGCCTGAAGACGCTGGTGCTGTCCAAGGTCGGCAACTTCGCCCTGGATCTGCCTGACGCTGAAGTTCTTATTCAGGTTTCAGGAGCTTTCGGGTCGCGGCAGGAGGAAGCGCAGCGCCTGGGGCGGCTGCTGCGGCCCAAGGCCGACGGCCGCGCCGCCTATTTCTATTCTCTGGTCACCCGCGAAACCAGCGAGGAGGACTTTGCCCACCACCGCCAGCTGTTTCTGGCCGCACAAGGCTACTCTTACGGCATTCTGGATGAAGATGAGGTCTGAAGCTGATTCGGCAAAGCGTATGGGCCACCCGACTCCAGCCGCTGTGGCCCTTCGCTCCATTCGGGCGACAGGAGAGCAGACATGACCCAGGCACCCAGGAAACGTGGTCGCCCGCCCAAAAGCGGCAAGACCCTGCCCCCAGAGCCGGCGCCCAAAGAGGCCCAGCCCACGGAGGCAACGTTCCAGCCGCTCCTGCCGGGGGTACGGCGTGTGGTGGCCCATCGGCCCCTGAGTGTGCTGGAGGTGCAGGACAGCACCGATCTGGACATGCTGCTGCTGGACGCCCGCGTGGCGGGGCAGGTCGTGTCCCGGCTCGGCCCGAACTTTGCTCTGCTGGTTCCGGGCAGCGAGAAGGCGGTGCTCGACGCCCTGCGCAAGGCCGGTCACCTGCCGAAGGTAGTGGGGCCATGAGCGCCCCGAATTCGTCTCTGAGCCACTCGGCCCTGGACCCCTCTCCTCTACACCTGGAGGACATGGCCGACGTCTTCGGAACAGGACACTTCAACCGGGTGGCTAGGCGCTACAGCGGTGAGAAGGGAATCAACGGCAAGGCCGCCGCCCGGGAGGCACTGAGCCGGACCTTTGCCGATGCCAGACGCTTGGACGCACTGGCCGCCAGCCTGCATCCCACCGAGCTGCAACTGCTGGGTGAACTTCGTCGGCACGGCGGGGCCATGGACGGCTGGGCGCTGTACACCTTCGCGCGGCTGCGTGGACTGAAGGCGCCGCCGGTCAAGCTGAGTCCCTCCTCGTCGAATCTCTTCGAGGGGTACCAGGGCGCTGATTTTCCCGGAGCCGATCTGATCTGGTCGCTGTTCGCCGACGGCCTGCTGGTTCCGGTGTCGGTTCCCAATCATTGGTTGCGCGATTCTTACGCCTATTATCGCCACCGGCCCTTCCCGAACCTGCCGGCAACCTGGGTGCTGGCCGACCCTCGCCTGCTGACGCATCTCCCCCCGGTCGAGACTGTGCCCTTGACCGTCAAACTGGACCGAGTGCAGCCGCTCACGGTGCAGAACGGAACCCCATCGGCCGCGAGGCTGGCGTTGCACCTTCAGGAGGTGATGCGGGGCCTGCGGGTGCTGGGCGGCCTGGGCCTCACCCAAACGGGGACCTACAACAAAGCGGGCCTGGGCAAACTGAACAAACTGCTGCCTGCCCTGGAGGAGCCCGGGTTCTGGCTGGCCGCAGCACAGCAGCTGGGCCTGCTGCGACTGGACGTGTCGGGCAAACAGGTGCAGGTCTGCCCGGAGCAGGAACGGGCCCTGGCCCAGGCTGGCCCACAGCATCTGGTGAACCGTCTGGCGGCGCTGGTTGGCGTTCTGGATATGCCGGAAGACCAGGCACACCGCCTGCCGCATGCCGGGGCGCTGCGCTCGTGTCTGCTGGCTGTGCTGCGCGACCTGCCCGGGTCCATCACCGAGCCCGAGCTGCTGCGGCTCCTAGGTACGGTCGCTCCGCTGGAGCTGCGCCTGCAACTTCGTGACTACCGCGCCGCGCCGAATCCGCAGGCCTGGGCCGACTGGTTCGGTGCCACGCTGCGCGGCACCATGATCGATTTTGGTCTGGTGACCCTGGAGGACCGGGACGGACAGGTGGTGGTGACGCCGGGCGAGGCGCTGGGCACTTCGACAGCCAGTCCCGGGGCCAGTGCACCTGCCAGCGTCGCTGCACAGGCCCCCGTGTCAGCGCTGCCCGCCTGGATTCTGCAACCCAACTTCGAGCTGCTGGTGTATCCTGCCCACCTTCAGCCGCATCAGTTTGCCATCCTGTACGCCGCCGAGGCAGTGCGCTTCGATGCCCAGACCGCCACCTACCGCCTGACCCGGGACAGCGTGTATGCCGCGCTCGAAGGCGGCCTGAGTCAGGCAGACCTGCTGGCTGGCCTGCAATCGGGTTCGGCCACTCCCTTGGCGCCCAGCGTGCAGAGCACCATTCGGGACTGGGCAGCGCGCCGCGAGCGCCTGACGGTGCATCGGGGGGTGACGCTCTTGGAATACCCCACCCGCAGCCAGCGCGACGCCGCGCTCAGCTCAGGGGGGACGGCGATCGGTGAGACCCTGCTGATGCTCGCTCCAGGGCAGAAGGTCGGACCCGGCGTCAGCGTCCTGAAGTACGATCAGGCGCCCCCGAAACCCTTGAAATTCAACGATGACGGAACATTCACCATCACCGGCGCACTGGATTTCCTGACCCGCCAACTTCTCGAGGGCCGCATCGCGGCTGCGGGCCAGGACAGGTACACCCTCCGCCCCGCCCTGGCGGGCAGTCTGCCTGTCTCCTTCCTGAACGATCTGGAGGCGCGCAGCTCTGGCCGGCTGCCCGGCCTGCTGCGCCTTCAGCTGGGCGTTTGGAGTGGTCAGACGCCGCCACCACGCGTGGCAGCCGTGACGCTTCTTCAGCATCCACAGGCACAGGCCCTGGCACAATACCCCACTCTGAAAGGCCTCATCGGCGGCACTGTTGGCCCGAACCTGTGTATGGTGCAACCTGGACAGGAACAGGCCCTGGAGTTGGCCCTGGGCGCCCTGGGCCTAACCCCCCAGCATGAGATTCTTGCTCCACAGGGCGCCGCCTCTGATCTGCTGATGATCACCGATACCCGCAAAAAGCGCGAGTTCCTGGAAGAAGCCATTCGTAGCGGCCATAACCTGCTGATCCAGTACAACGAGGAAAAGAGCATTGGCGGCTGGTACAGCAGTCGGACGACGCCGGGCAAACGTCGTCTCGATGAATTTCAGCTTGTGCGGATTGACCGTGCCGGCGCCACACCGTATCTGGAAGCACAGAACCTGAAAAGCGGTGAGCAGGAGCGGATTCGCATTCAGTACATTACGGGGATGGCGCT includes:
- a CDS encoding DUF2254 family protein; translation: MRGRLAATWVGVRDSFWFLPALMALGGVVLAELVINLDERVGLSSLRGLPWVYGGSADGARSMLAVMTARDGWQSSSQDCSELGPSLCPFSWPTGVA
- a CDS encoding HAD family hydrolase; translated protein: MTSKHTDTTRTHPETPRIALVFDFDDTLAPDTWDGLLSDLGLDPDEFDRKHIDPLLQDGWSSIPARFYALVNASGTQVETITRERLAAYGRNLTPYEGVKDMFSLLRERAARITPEVEVLFYVVSSGFADIIRATDIAEHFDGIWGCDFHFGANGEIEFPKVIVEHTEKPRYLHLVEKGVNKYQDRPAYEVFRHLPEEELHVPLHQMIYVGDGSSDVACFVLLTSHHGVALGVNKPGAPVHWGKDGIDTEERIDDIAAPDYTEGSELMRSLCLAVDSICSRIAIAGQPDRE
- a CDS encoding YetF domain-containing protein; translation: MLSALAFVLPWFGKLVKGTASVVVQDGVMQTGPMRRLLVTHDDLRLQASVDDTAIVQVTRLERSGQLSVITAKTGPTVQELRSKPACRLFG
- a CDS encoding DNA repair helicase XPB; translation: MSFDPSNPLIVQADRSVFLEAFNPRAEAAQTDIAPFAELISSPEHLHTYRVTPLSLWNAASAGLTADDIVGALARHAKFPLPDNVATDVRELVGRWGRLKLEQYDFALLLIVAPGDEALLTELGRHKEIRPLLGEVMSPTVVTVPAAHRGVLKQQLIEVGWPVDDQAGYTDGAAFAVQLSATLQVRDYQQEAAEAFYRAGSEKGGSGVVVLAPGAGKTVVGMVAMSLVGQRTLVLTTNRTSINQWYRELLNKTDLSPEDVSEYAAGKALTPVTLCTYQMLTHRKRGSLSGDDGAYPHLALIGASEWGLIIYDEVHLLPAPVFRLTAEVQARRRLGLTATLIREDGREGDVFALIGPKRYDQPWKTLEAQGWIAQAHCLEVRLRLPPEERVQYAVAPDQDKHRIAAENPAKRTVLRQVMARHSGLPTLIIGQFLDQLELIGADLEVPVITGKTPQRTREDLFQAFREGRLKTLVLSKVGNFALDLPDAEVLIQVSGAFGSRQEEAQRLGRLLRPKADGRAAYFYSLVTRETSEEDFAHHRQLFLAAQGYSYGILDEDEV
- a CDS encoding helicase-associated domain-containing protein; this translates as MSAPNSSLSHSALDPSPLHLEDMADVFGTGHFNRVARRYSGEKGINGKAAAREALSRTFADARRLDALAASLHPTELQLLGELRRHGGAMDGWALYTFARLRGLKAPPVKLSPSSSNLFEGYQGADFPGADLIWSLFADGLLVPVSVPNHWLRDSYAYYRHRPFPNLPATWVLADPRLLTHLPPVETVPLTVKLDRVQPLTVQNGTPSAARLALHLQEVMRGLRVLGGLGLTQTGTYNKAGLGKLNKLLPALEEPGFWLAAAQQLGLLRLDVSGKQVQVCPEQERALAQAGPQHLVNRLAALVGVLDMPEDQAHRLPHAGALRSCLLAVLRDLPGSITEPELLRLLGTVAPLELRLQLRDYRAAPNPQAWADWFGATLRGTMIDFGLVTLEDRDGQVVVTPGEALGTSTASPGASAPASVAAQAPVSALPAWILQPNFELLVYPAHLQPHQFAILYAAEAVRFDAQTATYRLTRDSVYAALEGGLSQADLLAGLQSGSATPLAPSVQSTIRDWAARRERLTVHRGVTLLEYPTRSQRDAALSSGGTAIGETLLMLAPGQKVGPGVSVLKYDQAPPKPLKFNDDGTFTITGALDFLTRQLLEGRIAAAGQDRYTLRPALAGSLPVSFLNDLEARSSGRLPGLLRLQLGVWSGQTPPPRVAAVTLLQHPQAQALAQYPTLKGLIGGTVGPNLCMVQPGQEQALELALGALGLTPQHEILAPQGAASDLLMITDTRKKREFLEEAIRSGHNLLIQYNEEKSIGGWYSSRTTPGKRRLDEFQLVRIDRAGATPYLEAQNLKSGEQERIRIQYITGMALR